A single Flavobacterium sp. 1 DNA region contains:
- a CDS encoding DUF3109 family protein, translating into MFQLGKTIVSEDILEKEFVCNLSACKGACCVDGDAGAPLSLAETKILEEIYPKVKPFLRKQGIEAIEAQGTWVNGTDGDLETPLIDNKDCAYVIFDGKTALCGIEQAYNQGIIDWKKPVSCHLYPIRVKDFTEFAAVNYDKWDICDAACSLGQELEVPVYKFVKEALVRRFGNDWYLELEKVAEDLKKGL; encoded by the coding sequence ATGTTTCAGCTAGGAAAAACCATCGTCTCGGAGGATATACTCGAAAAAGAATTTGTTTGTAATTTGTCAGCCTGCAAAGGGGCTTGCTGTGTCGATGGCGATGCGGGTGCTCCATTAAGTTTGGCAGAAACAAAAATATTGGAGGAAATATATCCAAAGGTGAAACCATTTTTAAGAAAACAGGGAATTGAGGCGATTGAAGCTCAGGGTACCTGGGTAAATGGAACAGATGGCGATCTGGAAACACCGCTGATTGACAATAAAGATTGTGCTTATGTCATTTTTGACGGGAAAACTGCACTTTGCGGAATAGAACAAGCTTACAATCAAGGAATAATTGACTGGAAAAAACCGGTTTCCTGTCATTTGTATCCTATACGAGTTAAAGATTTCACCGAGTTTGCAGCTGTTAATTATGACAAATGGGATATTTGTGACGCAGCCTGTTCTTTAGGACAGGAACTCGAAGTTCCAGTGTATAAATTTGTCAAAGAAGCCCTTGTACGCCGCTTTGGAAACGACTGGTATTTGGAACTTGAAAAAGTTGCCGAAGACTTAAAAAAAGGTTTGTAG
- a CDS encoding ribonucleotide-diphosphate reductase subunit beta, which translates to MSKIEPILQENKNRFVIFPIKHHDIWERYKMMEASFWTAEEIDLSQDLNDWNNKLNDDERYFIKHILAFFAASDGIVNENLAENFVNEVQYAEAKFFYGFQIMMENIHSETYSLLIDTYVKDETEKSDLFNALDVFPAIRKKADWALKWIESDSFAERLIAFAAVEGIFFSGAFCSIYWLKKRGLMPGLTFSNELISRDEGVHCDFAVHLHNHHLVNKVPKERIRSIIVDALNIEREFITESLPVSLIGMNAGLMTQYLEFVADRLLVELGCDREYNVSNPFDFMDMISLQGKTNFFEKKVAEYQKSGVKVTEGGDSQKISFDADF; encoded by the coding sequence ATGTCTAAAATAGAACCAATTTTACAAGAAAATAAAAATCGTTTCGTAATTTTTCCAATTAAGCATCATGATATTTGGGAAAGATACAAAATGATGGAAGCTAGTTTTTGGACTGCTGAAGAGATTGATTTGTCACAGGATTTAAATGATTGGAATAATAAGTTAAATGATGATGAACGTTATTTTATAAAACACATTTTAGCTTTTTTTGCAGCCTCAGACGGAATTGTTAATGAAAATCTTGCTGAGAATTTTGTGAATGAAGTGCAATATGCTGAAGCTAAATTTTTCTATGGTTTCCAGATCATGATGGAAAATATCCATAGTGAAACGTATTCTCTTTTGATTGACACCTATGTAAAAGACGAAACCGAAAAATCGGATTTATTCAATGCTTTGGATGTTTTTCCTGCTATCAGAAAAAAAGCAGACTGGGCATTAAAATGGATTGAATCGGATTCTTTTGCCGAAAGGCTGATTGCTTTTGCAGCAGTAGAAGGGATTTTCTTTTCAGGAGCATTTTGTTCTATTTATTGGTTGAAAAAACGGGGATTAATGCCAGGTTTGACCTTTTCAAATGAGCTGATTTCCCGTGACGAAGGTGTTCACTGTGATTTTGCAGTTCATTTGCATAACCACCATTTGGTAAATAAAGTGCCAAAAGAAAGAATTAGAAGTATTATCGTTGATGCTTTGAATATAGAAAGAGAATTTATTACCGAATCGCTTCCTGTGAGCTTAATCGGGATGAATGCTGGTTTAATGACTCAATATCTGGAATTTGTAGCCGACAGGCTATTGGTAGAGTTGGGTTGTGACAGAGAATACAATGTTTCTAATCCATTCGATTTTATGGATATGATTTCACTACAAGGGAAAACTAATTTCTTCGAGAAAAAAGTTGCTGAATATCAAAAATCAGGCGTTAAAGTTACTGAAGGCGGTGATTCCCAAAAAATAAGCTTCGACGCTGATTTTTAA